The window CCATTGAAGATCTCGTGAGCGAGGGCCTTCCCTGTAATGTCTTAACCATTGCGGACTTGGGTTGCGCCTTTGGTCCTAATACGTTCGCAGTGATCACTACGATCAAACGGAAAGTAGAGAAAAGGTGCAACGAATTAGGTGTAAAGCAGCCAGAGCTTCAAGTTTTCTTAAATGATCTTCCTGGAAATGATTTCAACTCAACGTTCAagttcttttttgaaaattatcgACAACTTGAAGGAGAAAGGATCGGCGAGGATGGTAAGAAGTGTTTCATTGCAGGTGCTCCTGGTTCCTTCTACGAGAGACTGTTCCCTTAAATAGTTTACACCTTGTCCATTCTTGCCACAAGGCTGACTGGCTCTCTCGGGTAAGTAAGTTTAAGTTTCATCACTTCCCAACTGTGTCACTTGGCCCCACCAAGCACCAGCAAATCAAGGTGTGCATTGAGCCTCGTGCACAGGGTATGCCCTAAATAGTTAGTGGATTCCATCTATTTGCCATATCTCTAGTGTACGAGAACCTGATGGAACCATTCTCGCTAGGTTGGAGGGGTTTCTGTCGAAACCAAGTCGAGATATGTCTTTCTCAATTTTGGCCTGGTGTTCTcgtttatatttctttttttttttttgttaacttGCTTTAAGCATTCAGTCCTTAATTTAGATCACTACATAAATTACTGATATTTTTGGAAGAATTAATGGAACTCGTTGACAGGTTCCACCAGGGCTCACAAGTGAAGTAGGTATTCCAATAAACAAGGGGAAAATCTACATCTCCAATACTAGCCCCCTTCCCGTTAGCAAAGCTTACCTGGAACAATTTCAAGAGGATTTTACTTCGCTCATCAAGTTGAGATCAAAAGAGTTGATCCCCAACGCTCGTATGGTCTTGATACTTCATGGTAGACAAGGCGGCGACCCCTCCTCAGCTACCTGTGATTATTGGGAACTATTATCAGAGGCCCTCATAGCTATGGTTTCAGAGGTAGTACTACTACTTACCATATCTTTGGGCTTGAAGAAACTCCATTAGCTTATTGCTAAAGTTCCTTCCTTGTAcgcttttttttgttttgtttttggcaaCAGGGACTAATTGAGGAAgagaagttagattcttttaatgTGCCATATTACACGGCATCATGCGAGGAAATTCAAGAAGTAATAGACAAGGAGGGCTCCTTCGACACAAAACAATTGGTAACATTTGCTCTAGATCTTGGGGACAAGGAAGAGACAAACATGCAGGTTAAGGGAGATAAGGTAGCTAAAAATATCATATCAGTTTCAGAACCCCTGATTTCTCACCACTTTGGACATGAGATTATAGAACCATTGTATGAGAAATTTACTCGTTTGGTAATTGATGACATGGTCAAGAAGCTTCCTATTGAACTTGTGAGCGTTGGCATCACTCTTCAGAGAAAGGGCTGGAAGTAATTGAGTTTCAATGTAAGAAGTTTGGGTTTAGATTTGCTTTGAGTGTGAAATAATTGGCTCCTGGTTAAGGTGGTTGTCCTCTCCTCCAGGAAAAAATCTTCGTACGTTTTAATTTTCCGCCATTAATAAAGTTATCCGAGCAACTGCTCACAATATCGAGTTTCATGGTTAAAAACAGGGAGGTTTTAGCAGAAAAAATCTTTGTCAGTTTAATTCCatttcaattctctctctctctctctctctctctctctctctctctctctctctctctctctgtgctgCCTCCTGCCTGTGCAGCCTCACAGGCAGAGGTGAAATACCGCCCTACCGACTGCCCCACCACCCTGTCTGTGGAAGCAACTTGAAGATGGTCATGGGAATTGTGTCATAAGGCTTCTCTACTGAACCATATCGATCTTTCGATAACATCGATCCTGCTGACCTCCACCTTCACTGCATGTATGCAACAAAAGATGGATATGATCATTCCACTTCCAATTCCAATTGTTGCAACATACTTGCGTGCGTCTTGTCTCACCTAATAACAATGGACGCCTCTTGTAACAGTAATATTTGGCCATCGAACTTGAGCACCcgtaataaaatagaaagaatgTATAAGCTGGGAATTTTAGGTGTCCGACCATAAGATTCATGTGGTTTGCTTGCTCAAGAAAATAAGTGCTCCCAATGGCCAACACAACACCACAAACAATGAggatcatcaacaaaggaaccATTCTTATAGTAATCTTTGAGGCAAAAGCATGAGGAAGGGAGCTTCTGTGTGGTTTGACACGGATGTAAGAAGAGGTTCCACAGAGGAACACAAGAGTGGCTACCAGTGCACATATGGTTGGCAAAAGCAAGAGGAAGGGAGcttcgtgcattgggtacgccctaAATAGttggtggattccatctatgTGCCATATCTTTGGTGTacgaggaatttttatcctctgcttttacagcacggtgctgtagcgcatcgtgcggcgcagcagaggccatgtgcaccatatgGGTcctgctgtgccacatggcctctgctgcgccgcacgatgcgctaCAGCACCGTGCTATAACAATAGATGATGTGGGTTCATGTACGAGAATAGTTCTCATACGAGAACCCGATGGAACCATTCTCGCTAGGTTGGAGTGGTTTCTATTGAAACCAAGTCGAGATATGTCTTTCTCATTTTTGGCCTAATGTTctcttttatatttctttttttttttttttttggttaacttGCTTTAAGCGTTTAGTCCTTAATTTAGATCACTACATAAATTACTgatattttttaatgaattgaTGAAACTCGATCGTTGACAGGTTCCACCAGGACTCACAAGTGAAGTAGGTATTCCAATAAACAAGGGGAAAATCTACATCTCCAATACTAGCCCCCCTACCTTCAGCAAAGCTTACCTGGAACAATTTGAACAGGATTTTACTTTGTTCATCAAGTTGAGATCAAAAGAGTTGATCCCTAATGCTCGTATGGTCTTGATACTTCATGGTAGACAAGGAGGCGACCCCTCCTTAGCTACCTGTGATTATTGGGAACTATTATCAGAGGCCCTCATAGCTATGGTTGCAGAGGTAGTACTTCTACTTACCATATCTTTGGGCTTAAAGAAACTCCATTAGCTAAAGTTCCTTCCATGcatgctttttttttgttttgtttttcgcAACAGGGACTAATTGAGGAAgagaagttagattcttttaatgTGCCATATTACACGGCATCATGCGAGGAAATTCAAGaagtaatagaaataaaaaaaaaaatttaaatcacaATATATACAGCAAAAGTAATAGGATATAGATTTCCTTCACCataagagggagaaaaaaaaatgaaaatgagttAGAGAGCTTAAGATGTACTAACATTGAAAGAATTCTGAGCATAGCTTGTATCTCGTTCTCCATTACTCATGCGTAGGAATTCCTTCACCCCCATGACTTCAGTGATCAATTAATGTATAATCACTCGATAACGTTTCTATGTTTTGAGTTACTTCAACTATGTATGTATatttaataagagaaaattagtCTTATGCTCGTTTGGTGATTATAATATAACTCAGCTGATATTTAgctaaaaaaagaaaggaaccgGATGGCGCAATTGGCCTGCGAGAGCAATGTTCTTCACATGTTAGTTATGTGAGACATGGCATAGACAAAGTCTTATTAGGAAGAAGTCATATATAATAAGGGAAAGTTAGTCTTCCACCAATAGTTGAAGGTGTGAACAGGTTTCTTCTAAGAGACAACGGGAATCCCTTCAATTATTGTGGCTTGTGGAAGACAATTTGAATTTTGCATGGGGGCTCAAATGCATTAAATATgctttaccctaaaaaaatgcattaaatATGTTAGTGGAAGACAATTTACCTTTATCTACTAATGAGTTGgatgcatggtttgaggtattggaacGGATCGGTATCAAGCGAGACCGATCTTGATATCGATCTGATCCAACTAtacagacaagggtaaaaatataaaaaattagtttttttttataagaaaacaggaACAAAAGTGTTATATTTGCCCGAATTTAGGCAATCTCGATTtgtatcggccgatccgatcagATCCAGCCAATACCGAGATCATGAACCACGGTTGGATGGGAGAAGTAATAGTCAAACTGGTGGTGTTCCCTATTTGAAAGGTCCCACAATCTGAGATTTGTATTTCGTCCTCAAATATTTGGGATCAGGGTTTGTGACACTTGATCTGGGTCGTGGATCGGGTAGTGGTGGTTCCCATGTGATGGGCCATGGTCGTGGTGTGGTGCCCTAGAGGCGAGTCTTTCAGGGGCATGCATGGGGACATTATCCGTGGGGGGCTAAATCGATAGGTTGTCAACGTAGGACTTTTTTTGAAACATTAGCGTGTTTGGTTAGATATATATCCTTTATAATTAGGCAATGCTAGATGAATATAGCTAGGTACGGGATGTGACGTACGTATGATATATTGACCATCAACTCCCTTGCTACTTATCCAAATCAGCTCCAAAGAAAAGGTTAGCCTCTTAGTACTATATATCCAAAACGCTAACCTCACAAATATGTGACCTTCATGAACAGTACAAGCCAATTTAGATGttagaaaataatttttatttttcatatcagTATGATTCGGTTTATTGAGCCAAAGTATATATCTAGTCTTATGTGTTCTTATTGGCCTGCAAGAGCAATGCTCGATCTTCACATGTTATGTGAGATAGCACAAAGTCTTATTACGCATGCTATTTTTGTTCCATGGTTAGATTAGCATgagtttgattttttatttatttttatttttgcatgaGTCTGATTTTTCCTCAATCACATGTTTGACCATATATTATAGGGCAAGGGAACATCATACTACCCGTGAATCAATGGATTAGAATCAAGGGATAATGACTTTGATGTAATTTAAGCAATAACAAATATTCAATTTAGTTAAATAAGATTTTGAATATTGCCTGAATAATGATTGTGCAGGTTAAAGGTTTTGTTAATAAAGGTTTATcataaataaaacaagggacAATTAAGGTAGATCTCACTCCAAaattctctcactctctccttgCTCCACGTTTCTCTccttgttttgaattttttttatttttttttaacaagaaATTCTTAGCActccaattctctctctctctctctctctcttctccgtgttcttctttttctttttttttttttgagtatttTTCGCAAGAAGTCATTATCACTCcaatattctctcttttttccacGTTTCCTTATCAATCCCACTCCAATATTCTGTCTCTTTCTTTCGGACGTTTCTGTTTTGAGTATTGTTTTTTGCAAGAAATCCTTATAACCACTCCGACAATTCTTACTCCatttattaaaaacaaataagacagattcactttctctctctcttggtgaGTCCACAAACTAAATGAGACTTGAAGATGAGTAACTCACtaaatctttatctttattctCAACGATGTCACACAATCAAGtagaataagaaaataatattgaattattttttttttcaatagagAGAGACTCATCATTTCTGTTCTAATGTTCTATAACAATTTGATCATGATCACAGAGAGACATTAATGACAGGGTATATACttgaagaatttgaaaaaattaGCATAAAACCAGCTCACATTTGCTAGAAAATAAATGATACGGTGGCGTTGTCTTTCCCTTTCTATTAATTGAATACATGAGCACTAAGCCAAAGATAACCAACAGTAGGTACCTTAAATCAAAATTAATCACAACTTGGTGCTTTCTAATAAtcttaaaaaaaacagaattaataaaattgattttaaatttagATGAATATTGGAGTGGGAaacatggagaagagagagactaTTGGAGTGATAAGGATTtcttacaaaacaaaaaaatactcaaaacaaggaaataaacgtggagaagagagagagagaatattggAGTGAGATATACCTTAATTgtcccttgttttatttatgGTAAACCTTTATTAATACATTCTTTAACTTGCACAATAATTATTCAAGTAATATTCAAAATCTTATTTAACtaaattgagtatttttttattACCTAAATTGCATCAAAGATCATTATCACTTGATTCTAATATTTAGGAATGCTATTTTTGTTCCAATACGTGACATCTGAGGCCATTCTGTAATTAGGTCAAAACTCGGGAGTTAACTCGGCTGGAGTGGAAAAGATTTGCTAGCAAAAGTCTTGCCGTGCAATAATTCAAAAGACAAAGCGGTTCTGTTACTTTAAGTTATAATATGTAAGCTCCttttaacccaaaaaacaaaaaggataaAGCGGTTAGGGATGGGATTGGGGAGGTCACTTCAATTAACTGTAATCTTTCAAAAGAGAAAGCTGTTAGAGAAGGAGTTGTACGATCGGATGCGGCTATAAGGAATGAAGATCGAGACAGTGGGTCCTAGAGATGATCCATTGAAGGGGGACTTTCCATACCGTTCTAGATCCCCCACTGTGAAGTTCATTAGAGGCTTTAATCCTACAATAATACAGATCTACGCCCACCTGCTTAAGGCTTGGAATCCGATGGATAACCACCGCCATTAGATTGCTCCTACGGCTAAACGAATCAAATGCGGTGGAAAGTATCGCTGTACCTTCCGCTTAGGCAAGGCATTTAGACAGGGATAAGGCGGTACATTCAATCTTGCTTGTGTGTGAAACGTACACAAGAGTAGGGGCAGGCAGAATTAGAGGAATCGAATTGGTCTTTCTAAggattgttttttcttcaaggtCCTTGTTGATGAGTTGGATGGGTTGACCAATTGGGTCATCATTCATGGCATGGACGATAACGTCACTGGCTTATGTGAGTTTATACCAACCTATTGGTCagaattttagaaataattttacAGATAAAATTACCCATATAAATTAGACAATTTATTCAAGACCACAACTCCATCCACCTTCGGAATCAGGAAAATAAAACAATTGTTGATTCCTTTAAAAATTCAGCTCTCCTGAAAAAAATTCCTAATGATTCTGCACACATCCATTTCAATGATATTCCAACCTCGCTTGAAAAAAGAACCACTGAAACCATCAAGTACAAATCTGATCAGATTGTGGACCTTACAAATAGGGAGTACCACCAGTTTGACTACTACTTCTCCCAATCAACTCATCAGTAGATAAGGTAAAGGTAAAGgaccttgaagaagaaaaaacgatCCTTAGAAAGACACCTCACCCCAAGTCCAGTATTTTCCAGTTTGACAACTAAATTGTCTTTCACTAAGATATTTAATACattaattttttgggggtaaagcACGTTTAATGCATTAGAGTCcccaagcaaaattccaattgtCTTCTACCAACatatttatttaatgcattttaATCCCCATGGAAAATTCCAGGTGTCTTCCACAAGCCACAATAATTGAAGGGAACACATGTGAAGAACATTGATAACGATCCTTGTCTCTTCATTCCTTATCGCCACATCCGATACAACTCCTTCTCTAACAACtacatgttttgttttttattgatAAGATATGGTCAACAACGACGTACAGGTGATTGAAGAACACATGTGAAGAACATGTGCGCCATCCGGTTGCTTTCCTCCCTACTGGTGGAAGACAAAACTAACTTTCTCTtattatatatacatacatagtTGAAGTAATAACTCAAAACATATACAGAAACGTTATCGAGTGAGTGATCAGAGTATACATTGATTGATCACTGAAGTCATGGGGGTGAAGGAATTCCTACGCATGAGTAATGGAGAACGAGATACGAGCTATGCTCAGAATTCTTTCAATGTTAGTACATCTTAAGCTCTCTaactcattttcatttttttttctccctcttatGGTGAAggaaatctatatatatattctattaCTTTTGCTGTATATATtgtgatttaaattttttttatttttttttatttttatggttggAGCAGAGATCGGTGATATCAATTGCAAAACCTATCCTAGAGAAGGCCATTGAAGATCTCGTCAATGAGGGCCTTCCCTCTAATGTCTTAACCATTGCGGACTTGGGTTGCGCCTTCGGTCCTAATACGTTCACAGTGATCACAACGATCAAACGAAAAGTAGAGAAAAGGTGCAACGAATTAGGTGTAAAGCAGCCAGAGCTTCAAGTTTTCTTAAATGATCTTCCTGGAAATGATTTCAACTCAACGTTCAagttcttttttgaaaattatcaACAACTTGAAGGAGAAAGGATCGGCGAAGATGGTAAGAAGTGTTTCATTGCAGGTGCTCCTGGCTCCTTCTACGAGAGACTGTTCCCCAAAAATACCTTACACCTTGTCCATTCTTGCTATAGTGCGCACTGGCTCTCTCGGGTAAGGAAGTTTAAGTGTCATCAATTTCGAATTGTTTCACTGTTCACCTGACCCCACAAAGCACCAACAAATCAAGGTGTGCAttgagcctcgtgcactgggtacaccctaaATAGATAGTGGATTCCACCTACGTGCCATAGCTCTGGTGTACGAGAACCTGATGGAACCATTCTCACTAGGTTGGAGGGGTTTCTGTCGAAACCAAGTCGAGATATGTCTTTCTAATTTTTGGCCTGGTGTTCTCTCTtttacatttctttttttttttctgttaactTGCTTTAAGCGTTCAGTCCTTAATTTAGATCACTACATAAATTACTGATATTTTTGAATGAATTATTGCAACTCGTTGACAGGTTCCACCAGGGCTCACAAGTGAAGTAGGTATTCCAATAAACAAGGGGAAAATCTACATCTCCAATACTAGCCCCCCTACCGTCGGCAAAGCTTACCTGGAACAATTTCAAGAGGATTTTACTTCGTTCGTCAAGTTGAGATCAAAAGAGTTGATCCCCAACGCTCGTATGGTCTTGATACTTCATGGTAGACAAGGCGGCGACCCCTCCTCAGCTACCTGTGATTATTGGGAACTATTATCAGAGGCCCTCATAGCTATGGTTTCAGAGGTAGTACTACTATTTACCATATCTTTGGGCTTTAAGAAACTCCATT is drawn from Telopea speciosissima isolate NSW1024214 ecotype Mountain lineage chromosome 1, Tspe_v1, whole genome shotgun sequence and contains these coding sequences:
- the LOC122668738 gene encoding 3,7-dimethylxanthine N-methyltransferase CkTbS-like; protein product: MRKGASVWFDTDVRRGSTEEHKSGYQCTYGWQKQEEGSFVHWVPPGLTSEVGIPINKGKIYISNTSPPTFSKAYLEQFEQDFTLFIKLRSKELIPNARMVLILHGRQGGDPSLATCDYWELLSEALIAMVAEGLIEEEKLDSFNVPYYTASCEEIQERSVISIAKPILEKAIEDLVNEGLPSNVLTIADLGCAFGPNTFTVITTIKRKVEKRCNELGVKQPELQVFLNDLPGNDFNSTFKFFFENYQQLEGERIGEDGKKCFIAGAPGSFYERLFPKNTLHLVHSCYSAHWLSRVPPGLTSEVGIPINKGKIYISNTSPPTVGKAYLEQFQEDFTSFVKLRSKELIPNARMVLILHGRQGGDPSSATCDYWELLSEALIAMVSEGLIEEEKLDSFNVPYYTASCEEIQEVIDKEGSFDTKQLVTFALDIGDKEETNM